A single region of the Hoeflea prorocentri genome encodes:
- a CDS encoding carbohydrate ABC transporter permease, which translates to MASIRRSGGERLWIRYLILGSWALFCLAPVLWFLSIGLRPRTEIITPQPIYWPTFSLDAWHMLWSDWPMAKYLRNSVVAIIGSVIIDLVLAIPAAYSLARYQYRGREDIGFYILSTRMMAPAIVAIPIFFLFRNAGLLDSVWALMLIYAAVNLSVVTWIIRSYMLDIPKELEDSARTDGASDLRILWEIIIPAIRPGIITAAVIAMIFAINEFLFTLLIASTPKAYTMSVALANFTGGSDGVIYNAIALVAFLAFVPVFIVVVAIQKHLSRGLTLGAVKG; encoded by the coding sequence ATGGCATCGATCAGACGCAGCGGTGGCGAAAGACTTTGGATCCGCTACCTCATTTTGGGCTCCTGGGCGCTCTTCTGCCTTGCTCCGGTGCTCTGGTTCCTGTCCATCGGTCTGCGCCCCAGAACCGAGATCATCACGCCGCAGCCGATCTACTGGCCGACATTCAGTCTCGATGCCTGGCATATGCTGTGGTCGGACTGGCCCATGGCGAAATATCTGCGCAACTCTGTCGTGGCCATTATCGGTTCGGTGATCATCGACCTCGTGCTGGCCATCCCGGCGGCCTATTCTTTGGCGCGCTACCAGTACCGCGGGCGCGAGGATATCGGCTTCTATATCCTGTCGACCCGCATGATGGCGCCCGCCATCGTCGCCATTCCGATCTTTTTCCTGTTCCGCAATGCCGGGCTGCTCGACAGCGTCTGGGCCCTGATGCTGATTTATGCGGCGGTCAATCTGAGCGTCGTGACCTGGATCATCCGCTCCTACATGCTGGATATTCCAAAGGAGCTTGAGGATTCGGCCCGCACGGACGGCGCAAGTGATCTCAGAATTTTATGGGAAATCATCATTCCCGCCATCCGGCCCGGCATCATCACAGCCGCCGTCATCGCTATGATTTTCGCCATCAACGAGTTTTTGTTCACGCTGCTGATCGCATCGACGCCAAAGGCCTACACAATGTCCGTGGCGCTGGCGAACTTCACCGGCGGCTCCGACGGGGTGATCTATAATGCGATTGCTCTCGTCGCCTTCCTTGCCTTTGTGCCGGTTTTCATTGTCGTCGTTGCAATCCAGAAACATCTTAGCCGGGGCCTGACCCTGGGTGCTGTAAAGGGGTAG
- a CDS encoding carbohydrate ABC transporter permease — protein MVDSLLKDPGAAPVAPGSTKKKIVRRRSKRLKRLFPYLLVAPAVIYLLMITLYPGIYAIVQSFYFVKFGPWRPVGLENYIDLFNDREFWAALWNTLVIGSISLCLQCVLALLLAFYAYRDPWVQGWRIVFLVPMLFMPSAVAFIFKLAFLDGRVFSDLLIRIGLIDSNLAIPSSIWMSRGLLILADTWQWTPFLFIIFVAALQGQDEEVEEAARLDGASWPAIFWNISLPLMRPVIAVALILRGIDITTMFANVFIITKGGPGGATETISYFIYRIGFKTFNFGYASAASVVMLILTIIIAQLVVRRAFVSGRS, from the coding sequence ATGGTGGATTCGTTGCTGAAAGACCCCGGGGCAGCTCCCGTTGCCCCGGGATCGACCAAAAAGAAGATTGTGCGCCGCCGCAGCAAGCGGCTGAAACGCCTTTTCCCCTATCTGCTGGTGGCCCCGGCCGTGATCTATCTTCTGATGATCACGCTTTACCCGGGCATCTACGCCATCGTTCAGAGTTTCTATTTCGTCAAGTTCGGCCCGTGGCGGCCGGTTGGCCTTGAGAACTATATTGACCTTTTCAACGACCGGGAGTTCTGGGCAGCGCTCTGGAACACGCTGGTTATCGGGTCGATCTCGCTGTGCCTGCAATGTGTACTGGCGCTGCTTCTGGCCTTTTATGCCTATCGCGACCCCTGGGTGCAGGGCTGGCGGATCGTCTTTCTGGTTCCCATGCTCTTCATGCCCTCGGCCGTGGCCTTCATCTTCAAGCTTGCCTTTCTTGATGGTCGTGTCTTTTCCGATCTCCTTATCCGCATCGGTTTGATCGACAGCAATCTGGCCATTCCATCGTCGATCTGGATGAGCCGCGGATTGCTTATCCTCGCCGACACCTGGCAGTGGACGCCATTTCTCTTCATTATCTTTGTGGCCGCACTGCAGGGCCAGGATGAGGAGGTCGAGGAAGCGGCGCGCCTGGATGGCGCAAGCTGGCCGGCAATTTTCTGGAATATTTCGCTGCCGCTGATGCGTCCGGTGATCGCCGTTGCGTTGATCCTGCGCGGCATCGACATCACCACCATGTTCGCCAACGTCTTCATCATCACCAAGGGCGGACCGGGCGGCGCGACCGAAACGATCAGCTATTTCATCTACAGGATTGGCTTCAAGACCTTCAATTTCGGCTATGCATCGGCAGCCTCGGTTGTCATGCTGATCCTTACCATCATCATCGCACAGCTTGTCGTCAGACGGGCCTTTGTGTCGGGCAGGAGTTAG
- a CDS encoding substrate-binding domain-containing protein, which translates to MFRNNKGKSARLSDVSRRSFLKSSAAVGVTSAVASTMGSPFIAKAFAQDLRDPASILADISVRKYVREDYQKLYDMSADPLWDPGKDWIRTVDWEKVRSELAGTTVRFAIGAADQESAAEGLVPFEELSGIKVELVPIPDDSFYDKALAEFISGNASFDALQFFSPWLGDFAAPGFLAPLDDYAKKWGLPLDDFYDTYRLNYGFFNGVMYGIPFDCDIQMVHVRKTAMEELLGGEVDKSKSIPTYDELIRVSSELNNVQPGVAGVGLMAARGFWSTYTWEHIAAQAGMMLFDENWEPIFNNDAGMKGLEIILELSKNANEGFAGAGWPENRAAWLGGQLATNISWQDSGTQAMRPDQSQIVGDFVTIYEPRIEGGRFAPPNIAGSTSCVSAAAQNPEGAFLMLAFLTTASIMAMNEANANGVAPGYRSVLNNPRLQAVSQPAKVWGDSLDHAWCAPRLPGMFNMEQAIGNEINRAVVGQITAKEALDNGVAAVRKIMDDNGFYSGKPPVEYAAAAPGLYVGEGKPLPF; encoded by the coding sequence ATGTTTCGCAACAACAAGGGTAAGAGCGCCAGGCTGAGTGACGTTTCGCGTCGCTCATTTCTGAAGTCCAGCGCCGCAGTCGGCGTGACGTCAGCCGTTGCATCGACAATGGGTTCGCCGTTCATCGCCAAAGCTTTTGCACAGGACCTTCGCGATCCGGCAAGCATTCTGGCCGATATCAGCGTCAGAAAATATGTTCGTGAGGACTATCAGAAACTCTACGATATGAGCGCCGACCCGCTCTGGGATCCGGGCAAGGACTGGATCAGAACGGTTGACTGGGAAAAGGTCCGGTCCGAACTGGCTGGCACAACGGTGCGTTTCGCCATTGGCGCGGCCGACCAGGAATCGGCTGCCGAAGGTCTCGTCCCGTTCGAGGAGCTTTCGGGTATTAAGGTCGAGCTGGTTCCGATCCCCGATGACAGTTTTTATGACAAGGCGCTGGCCGAGTTCATCTCGGGCAATGCCTCCTTTGACGCACTGCAGTTCTTCTCACCCTGGCTTGGCGATTTCGCCGCCCCCGGCTTCCTGGCGCCGCTTGACGACTACGCCAAGAAATGGGGTCTGCCGCTGGATGACTTCTATGACACCTACCGCCTGAACTACGGCTTCTTCAATGGCGTCATGTACGGCATTCCGTTCGACTGCGACATTCAGATGGTGCATGTGCGCAAGACGGCGATGGAAGAGCTTCTGGGTGGAGAGGTCGACAAGTCCAAGTCGATCCCGACCTATGATGAACTGATCCGTGTGTCGTCCGAACTCAACAATGTGCAGCCCGGCGTGGCCGGTGTCGGCCTGATGGCCGCGCGCGGTTTCTGGTCCACCTATACCTGGGAACACATTGCCGCGCAGGCGGGCATGATGCTCTTTGATGAGAACTGGGAGCCGATCTTCAACAATGATGCCGGCATGAAAGGCCTGGAGATCATTCTGGAGCTTTCAAAGAACGCCAATGAGGGCTTTGCGGGCGCCGGCTGGCCGGAAAACCGTGCCGCCTGGCTTGGCGGTCAGCTTGCCACCAACATCTCCTGGCAGGACAGCGGAACCCAGGCCATGCGTCCGGACCAAAGCCAGATCGTCGGAGACTTTGTAACGATTTACGAACCGCGGATCGAAGGTGGCCGCTTTGCGCCTCCGAACATTGCCGGCTCCACATCTTGTGTATCGGCTGCCGCACAAAATCCCGAAGGCGCATTCCTGATGCTGGCATTCCTGACGACAGCGTCCATAATGGCCATGAACGAGGCCAATGCGAACGGCGTTGCACCCGGCTACCGGTCCGTACTGAACAACCCAAGACTTCAGGCGGTTTCGCAGCCGGCCAAGGTCTGGGGAGACAGTCTGGACCATGCATGGTGCGCTCCGCGTCTGCCCGGCATGTTCAACATGGAGCAGGCAATCGGCAATGAAATCAACCGTGCCGTCGTCGGCCAAATCACTGCGAAGGAAGCGCTCGACAATGGTGTGGCTGCTGTGCGGAAAATCATGGATGATAACGGCTTCTACTCCGGCAAACCTCCTGTCGAGTATGCCGCGGCGGCACCGGGACTCTACGTGGGTGAAGGAAAACCACTCCCGTTCTGA
- a CDS encoding NAD(P)H-dependent oxidoreductase, producing MASNVALTGLASELQARSKDSAPIRIGLIGCGEMGTDIVARASLMDGIEVSAIADIRPDAAEDAVQTAFQEDGHARHASTTDDLNAAIESGKVGIVDDASILLESGLVDVVVEATGLPGVGAQFGLAAMERGKHLVMMNVEADVTIGAYLKSQADRLGVIYTLGAGDEPSSCMELIEFVTAMGHRIVAAGKGKNNPLKVDATPDEYEEEATRRKMNPRMLVEFIDGSKTMVEMAAIANATGLLPDKPGMHGPQVAGDQLSSVLIPKQDGGILSGVGRVDYTLGKGLAPGVFVVAEMAHPRIRERMEDLKMGKGPYFTFIRPYHLTSLEVPLTCARAVLHRKADMVPLSRPVAEVCALAKRDIMPGETLDEIGEYCYRAWILEAAEARQKKALPCGLLAGGTATKAIKKGELLTADCVSPDAGSKIVELRALQDQMLAAQT from the coding sequence ATGGCTTCAAACGTTGCCCTGACCGGTCTGGCCAGCGAGTTGCAGGCACGATCAAAGGATAGCGCGCCTATCCGGATCGGCCTTATCGGCTGCGGTGAAATGGGAACCGACATCGTCGCCCGCGCCTCGCTGATGGACGGAATCGAAGTCAGCGCCATTGCCGATATCCGCCCCGATGCCGCCGAAGACGCTGTGCAAACAGCCTTTCAGGAAGACGGCCACGCGCGTCACGCCAGCACGACCGATGACCTCAACGCCGCAATTGAATCGGGAAAAGTCGGCATCGTCGACGATGCGTCCATCCTTTTGGAGAGCGGCCTTGTCGACGTTGTCGTCGAGGCGACCGGGCTTCCGGGCGTTGGCGCACAATTCGGTCTGGCCGCCATGGAGCGCGGAAAGCACCTGGTGATGATGAATGTCGAGGCCGACGTCACAATCGGCGCCTATCTGAAAAGCCAGGCGGACCGGCTGGGCGTCATCTACACGCTCGGAGCCGGCGACGAACCTTCCTCCTGCATGGAACTGATCGAGTTCGTCACAGCAATGGGACACAGGATCGTCGCTGCCGGAAAGGGAAAGAACAACCCGCTCAAGGTCGACGCCACGCCCGATGAATATGAAGAAGAAGCAACCAGGCGGAAAATGAACCCCCGAATGCTGGTGGAGTTCATCGACGGGTCCAAAACCATGGTCGAAATGGCGGCCATCGCCAATGCGACCGGTCTTTTGCCGGACAAGCCCGGCATGCATGGCCCGCAGGTGGCCGGAGACCAGCTTTCCTCGGTGCTCATTCCGAAGCAGGACGGGGGCATCCTGTCCGGCGTTGGACGCGTCGACTATACACTCGGCAAGGGACTAGCGCCGGGCGTCTTCGTGGTTGCCGAGATGGCCCATCCCCGCATCAGGGAGCGCATGGAAGACCTGAAGATGGGCAAGGGGCCCTATTTCACCTTCATCCGCCCCTATCATCTCACGTCGCTTGAAGTTCCGCTGACCTGTGCCCGTGCCGTCCTGCACAGGAAGGCGGATATGGTCCCGCTGTCGCGCCCGGTCGCCGAAGTATGCGCGCTTGCAAAGCGCGATATCATGCCCGGCGAAACGCTCGATGAGATCGGCGAATACTGCTATCGCGCCTGGATCCTCGAAGCTGCGGAAGCCCGGCAGAAAAAGGCCCTTCCCTGTGGTCTCCTTGCCGGCGGCACCGCCACAAAGGCAATCAAGAAAGGCGAGCTGTTGACGGCTGACTGCGTGTCTCCCGATGCCGGTTCGAAGATCGTTGAACTCAGAGCGCTGCAGGACCAGATGCTTGCGGCGCAGACCTGA
- a CDS encoding thiamine pyrophosphate-dependent dehydrogenase E1 component subunit alpha, translating into MPKTKNANIPFAIARYSRDQLVEALRRMFLIRKFEEGAEDSYMRGLIHGTMHLSIGQEASAVGSCMPLLPDDQITSTHRGHGHCIAKDADISKMFAEFFGKETGYCKGRGGSMHIADVEKGNLGANGIVGGGIPIAVGAALTAKTLKTGKIVICFFGDGANNEGAFHEALNMASVWKLPVVFVCENNKYGMSTSTERSTSVENIADRAVAYSMPGKTVDGNDFSAVCEAVNEAVERARAGQGPSLVENVTYRWRGHSKSDRNRYRTKEEISEWMSRDPIKRYAAVLEEHGVMTAADIEALEGDVDREIEAAIDYAKSCPDPSPLEVTRDVYTDMAQ; encoded by the coding sequence ATGCCAAAGACCAAAAACGCCAACATTCCCTTTGCGATAGCACGTTACAGCCGCGATCAGCTCGTCGAGGCGCTGCGGCGGATGTTTCTGATCCGAAAATTCGAGGAGGGGGCTGAGGACAGCTATATGCGCGGCCTCATTCACGGCACGATGCATCTGTCCATCGGCCAGGAAGCAAGCGCCGTCGGCAGCTGCATGCCGCTTCTGCCCGATGACCAGATCACCTCCACACACAGGGGTCACGGCCATTGCATCGCAAAGGATGCGGATATCTCCAAGATGTTTGCCGAGTTCTTCGGCAAGGAAACAGGCTACTGCAAGGGACGCGGCGGCTCGATGCATATCGCCGATGTGGAAAAGGGCAATCTGGGCGCCAACGGCATTGTCGGCGGCGGCATACCCATTGCGGTCGGGGCGGCGCTGACGGCAAAGACACTGAAAACAGGCAAGATCGTCATCTGTTTCTTCGGTGACGGGGCCAATAATGAGGGCGCGTTCCACGAGGCGCTGAACATGGCGTCCGTGTGGAAACTGCCGGTGGTCTTTGTCTGTGAGAACAACAAATACGGCATGTCGACCTCGACGGAACGTTCCACCTCCGTTGAAAATATTGCGGACCGGGCGGTCGCCTACTCCATGCCGGGCAAGACGGTCGACGGCAATGACTTTTCCGCCGTCTGCGAGGCGGTGAACGAGGCCGTGGAGCGGGCGCGTGCGGGACAAGGACCATCGCTTGTCGAGAACGTGACCTATCGATGGCGCGGCCACTCGAAATCGGACCGCAACCGCTACCGCACCAAGGAAGAAATCAGCGAGTGGATGAGCCGCGATCCCATCAAGCGCTATGCGGCAGTGCTTGAGGAGCACGGCGTCATGACAGCTGCGGACATCGAGGCGCTTGAAGGCGATGTCGACCGCGAAATCGAAGCGGCGATCGACTATGCGAAATCCTGCCCCGACCCGTCGCCGCTTGAGGTGACGCGGGATGTCTACACGGATATGGCGCAATGA
- a CDS encoding alpha-ketoacid dehydrogenase subunit beta: MNIHSAPQEEDLVEMSYAEAIRDALDIALTNDERVVLMGEDIGVYGGAFQVTGDLVHKHGDARVIDTPISELGGAGVAVGAAATGLRPVFEFQFSDFAMLAMEQICNQAAKMRYMLGGAVSVPVVMRFPAGSGTGAAAQHSQSLEAWLGHVPGLKVVQPATPRDAKGMLLAAIEDPDPVMIFEHKLLYKTKGMVPSGHYMTPLNKAEICRQGSDVTIVAGSIMLHRALEAAEALSAEGVSAEVIDLRSVRPIDRDTIIESVKKTSRLICVYEGVKTLGIGAEISALIAESEAFDFLDAPIIRLGGAESPIPYNPVLEKAAVPQTEDIVSHTLQLCRGTL; encoded by the coding sequence ATGAATATTCACAGTGCGCCCCAAGAGGAAGACCTCGTTGAGATGTCCTATGCGGAAGCCATCCGCGACGCACTCGATATCGCCCTAACAAATGACGAGCGTGTTGTCCTCATGGGCGAGGATATCGGGGTCTATGGCGGCGCGTTTCAGGTCACCGGCGACCTCGTCCACAAACACGGAGACGCGCGGGTGATCGATACACCAATCTCCGAACTCGGCGGCGCGGGCGTTGCCGTCGGCGCGGCCGCAACCGGTCTTCGGCCGGTTTTCGAATTCCAGTTTTCCGATTTCGCCATGCTCGCGATGGAGCAGATCTGCAACCAGGCGGCAAAGATGCGCTATATGCTGGGCGGCGCGGTCTCGGTACCCGTCGTTATGCGGTTTCCGGCGGGATCCGGGACGGGCGCGGCCGCCCAGCACAGCCAGAGCCTTGAAGCCTGGCTTGGACATGTGCCCGGCCTGAAGGTGGTGCAGCCGGCCACGCCGCGCGATGCCAAGGGCATGCTGCTTGCAGCGATCGAAGACCCGGATCCGGTGATGATCTTCGAACACAAGTTGCTCTATAAAACAAAAGGCATGGTGCCTTCCGGCCACTATATGACACCGCTGAACAAGGCCGAAATATGCCGGCAGGGCAGCGATGTGACGATTGTTGCCGGTTCGATCATGCTGCATCGCGCCCTGGAAGCTGCCGAGGCGCTGTCTGCCGAGGGCGTTAGCGCGGAGGTTATCGATCTAAGGTCGGTTCGGCCGATCGATCGCGATACAATCATTGAAAGCGTGAAGAAGACGTCGCGCCTCATCTGCGTTTACGAGGGTGTCAAAACGCTTGGCATCGGTGCGGAAATCAGCGCCCTGATTGCCGAGAGTGAAGCCTTCGATTTCCTCGACGCGCCGATCATCCGGCTGGGCGGGGCTGAATCGCCCATCCCCTATAATCCGGTGCTTGAAAAGGCCGCGGTTCCGCAAACCGAGGATATCGTCTCACACACCCTGCAACTGTGCCGCGGAACGCTTTGA
- a CDS encoding dihydrolipoamide acetyltransferase family protein, whose product MPTEVIMPKVDMDMDAGTIAAWHVQEGEQVEKGAALFDIETDKAAMEVESPASGALHYVSAQPGDIVQIGGRVAWIFAEGEAVEPPENGSQQEPAETSAPKQDSGIPATPNGAPKHLPAAAGEKTHATPLARRMARTSGVDLSSIAGSGPRGRITRKDVEAAAATPVSTAAPTDADRQADASRARLDALGIVYDAVGVDRMRARIAERLTTSKATVPHFYLEADCRLDKLLAFRKEVNEALAASDSGKISINDLLVKASALALCAVPKANASWAGDEILRYRDANVSVAVSVDGGLMTPVVRQAQTKSILAISREIADLAERAKKGKLASHDYQGGSFSISNLGMFGVKAFSAIINPPESMILAVGKANRQFVEADDGSPVAATILSVRLSCDHRVVDGVLGAQWLSEWQRLVENPFLLALGETQGSPDGRA is encoded by the coding sequence ATGCCGACCGAAGTGATCATGCCGAAAGTCGACATGGACATGGATGCCGGCACGATTGCCGCCTGGCATGTCCAGGAAGGCGAACAGGTGGAAAAGGGTGCGGCTCTTTTTGACATTGAGACCGACAAGGCGGCGATGGAGGTTGAAAGTCCGGCTTCGGGAGCCCTGCATTATGTGAGCGCCCAGCCCGGCGACATCGTTCAGATCGGCGGTCGTGTTGCATGGATTTTTGCCGAAGGAGAGGCTGTTGAGCCGCCAGAGAACGGCTCGCAGCAGGAACCGGCAGAGACCTCAGCACCAAAGCAGGACAGTGGAATACCGGCGACGCCCAACGGTGCGCCGAAACACCTGCCCGCGGCGGCTGGCGAAAAAACCCACGCCACACCGCTCGCAAGGCGCATGGCCAGAACAAGCGGCGTCGATCTTTCCTCGATTGCCGGAAGCGGGCCGCGCGGACGCATAACCCGAAAAGATGTTGAGGCAGCGGCGGCAACTCCCGTTTCAACCGCTGCTCCGACTGACGCCGATCGCCAGGCCGATGCGAGCAGGGCGCGGCTCGATGCGCTCGGCATCGTTTATGATGCGGTCGGCGTCGACAGGATGCGCGCCCGTATTGCAGAGCGTTTGACGACCAGCAAGGCGACGGTTCCGCATTTTTATCTGGAGGCCGATTGCCGGCTCGACAAGCTGCTCGCCTTCCGCAAGGAGGTCAATGAGGCGCTGGCGGCTTCGGATTCCGGAAAGATTTCGATTAACGACCTGCTCGTCAAGGCGAGTGCGCTCGCGCTTTGCGCCGTTCCCAAGGCCAATGCAAGCTGGGCCGGAGACGAAATCCTGCGCTATCGCGATGCCAATGTCTCCGTCGCCGTATCCGTTGACGGCGGGTTGATGACGCCGGTGGTCAGACAGGCGCAGACAAAATCCATCCTGGCGATTTCCAGGGAGATCGCCGATCTGGCCGAACGGGCCAAGAAGGGCAAGCTGGCGAGCCATGACTATCAGGGCGGATCCTTCAGTATTTCAAATCTCGGCATGTTCGGCGTGAAGGCCTTCAGCGCGATCATCAACCCGCCGGAAAGCATGATCCTTGCCGTTGGCAAGGCCAACCGGCAATTCGTCGAGGCTGATGACGGCTCTCCGGTCGCTGCAACGATCCTGTCGGTGCGGCTATCGTGCGATCACCGTGTTGTCGACGGGGTGCTGGGCGCGCAATGGCTGAGTGAATGGCAACGCCTGGTGGAAAATCCGTTCCTGC